Proteins encoded by one window of Paraburkholderia sprentiae WSM5005:
- a CDS encoding ABC transporter ATP-binding protein, whose amino-acid sequence MTSAFLQIQRLRKTYDDVVAIDQVSLDVRKGEFMTFLGPSGSGKSTTLYIVAGFQEPTEGRVLLDGKPLLSVAPNKRNIGMVFQRYTLFPHLTVGQNVAFPLRVRRRPEAEIKKKVEQMLALLHLAEFRDRMPGQLSGGQQQRVAIARALAYNPPVLLMDEPLSALDKKLREEIQLELRRIHQETGVTILYVTHDQEEALRLSDRIAVFNKGCIEQCGTGEELYENPASRFVANFIGNSNFLPVRITARDAAQSSAVFPSGHAIAATGDATLSVGGDGTLMVRPEQIRIRAAGAEKNTAGLPVTVRDITYLGDAMHYSVTTPWAQDMSVRMPAGDHRDSGIVIGTQAWIDWDARDTRLFAQA is encoded by the coding sequence ATGACTTCCGCATTCCTGCAAATCCAGCGCCTGCGTAAGACCTACGACGACGTCGTTGCCATCGACCAGGTTTCGCTCGATGTGCGTAAGGGCGAGTTCATGACCTTCCTCGGGCCGTCGGGCTCGGGCAAGAGCACGACGCTCTATATCGTCGCGGGTTTTCAGGAGCCGACTGAGGGTCGCGTGCTGCTCGACGGCAAACCGCTGCTGTCGGTCGCGCCCAATAAACGCAACATTGGCATGGTGTTTCAGCGCTACACGCTGTTTCCGCATCTCACCGTCGGACAAAACGTGGCTTTCCCCTTGCGGGTGCGCCGCCGCCCCGAGGCGGAGATCAAGAAGAAGGTCGAGCAGATGCTCGCGCTGCTTCATCTCGCGGAGTTCCGCGATCGCATGCCGGGCCAGCTCTCGGGTGGCCAGCAACAGCGGGTGGCGATTGCGCGCGCGCTGGCGTACAACCCGCCTGTGCTGCTGATGGACGAACCGTTGTCCGCGCTCGACAAGAAGCTCCGCGAGGAAATCCAGCTCGAACTGCGCCGCATCCACCAGGAGACCGGCGTGACGATTCTCTACGTGACGCACGACCAGGAAGAGGCATTGCGTCTTTCGGATCGTATCGCTGTATTCAACAAGGGCTGCATCGAACAATGCGGTACCGGCGAAGAGCTCTATGAAAATCCGGCTTCGCGCTTCGTCGCCAACTTCATTGGCAATTCGAACTTCCTGCCTGTTCGCATCACCGCGCGCGACGCGGCGCAATCGAGCGCCGTCTTCCCGAGCGGCCATGCAATCGCGGCCACCGGCGATGCCACGCTTTCCGTGGGCGGCGACGGCACGCTGATGGTTCGCCCCGAGCAGATCCGCATTCGCGCTGCCGGGGCGGAGAAAAACACGGCGGGCTTGCCAGTAACGGTGCGAGACATCACCTATCTCGGCGACGCCATGCACTACTCGGTGACGACGCCGTGGGCACAGGACATGTCGGTGCGGATGCCTGCGGGAGATCATCGGGACAGCGGGATCGTCATCGGCACGCAGGCCTGGATCGACTGGGACGCGCGCGACACGAGGCTGTTCGCGCAGGCTTGA
- a CDS encoding methyl-accepting chemotaxis protein has protein sequence MKIIKNVSISSKIFIAFSGAIFAFIVSACVCLYSVRAIDQKRKEIEASEQMLRLLKDGTGDYLNIIWAVLANNLNGKASHRQWIVDHRSDFGEKLTKLRAMDPTPEGAALVNEGQREYDAWLRTVVDPLVEMRKKVDAFSVNVSDLSTLTESFGSYLGTEKLIATVGKLESYEQQSVSANRAQLDSLRTSIYASVLCSSLIAVLASILAGRWLSSTISRPLNRAVSVATCVAEGDLTNRIEATSTDETGQLMLAMKAMNQSLSGIVGGVRSSADRIASASSEIAAGNLDLSSRTEEQASSLEETAASMTQLTETVRQNADNARQASTLATRASSMADAGNEAVHGMVETIGRISGSSDQISEITGLIEGIAFQTNILALNAAVEAARAGDQGRGFAVVANEVRALAQRSATAAREIKELIGSSVETIQSGARQAHNAGGTMTEVKLAIRQVADIVSEIAAASDEQSRGIEQVNQAVNLMDKVTQQNAALVEQAAAAAQSLEDHAMDLKNAVAVFNLADHV, from the coding sequence ATGAAAATCATTAAAAACGTCTCCATCTCCAGCAAGATTTTCATCGCGTTTTCAGGCGCGATTTTCGCTTTTATTGTCAGCGCGTGCGTTTGTCTTTACAGCGTTCGGGCCATCGATCAGAAGCGGAAAGAGATCGAAGCATCGGAACAGATGTTGCGTCTTTTGAAAGACGGGACGGGCGACTATCTCAACATCATCTGGGCGGTTCTGGCGAACAACCTCAACGGGAAGGCGTCACACAGGCAATGGATCGTCGATCACCGCTCAGACTTTGGCGAAAAATTGACGAAGCTCCGCGCGATGGATCCCACGCCCGAAGGTGCGGCGCTGGTCAACGAAGGTCAGCGGGAATACGACGCGTGGCTAAGAACGGTCGTCGACCCGCTCGTGGAGATGCGCAAGAAGGTGGACGCTTTTTCGGTGAACGTGAGCGACCTCTCCACGTTGACCGAGAGTTTCGGCTCATATCTGGGAACCGAAAAACTGATTGCGACGGTCGGAAAGCTGGAAAGCTATGAGCAGCAGAGCGTGTCCGCGAATCGTGCCCAGCTCGATTCGCTGCGCACCTCGATTTACGCTAGCGTGCTCTGCTCGTCGTTGATTGCCGTGCTCGCGTCGATTCTCGCCGGACGATGGCTATCGAGCACGATTTCCCGGCCGTTGAACCGGGCCGTATCGGTGGCGACGTGTGTCGCCGAAGGCGATCTGACGAATCGCATCGAAGCGACGTCGACGGACGAAACCGGACAATTGATGCTGGCCATGAAGGCGATGAACCAGAGTCTCTCGGGCATCGTGGGCGGAGTTCGCTCCAGCGCCGATCGCATCGCGTCTGCGTCCAGCGAGATTGCCGCTGGCAATCTTGATCTGTCTTCGCGCACCGAGGAGCAGGCGAGTTCGCTGGAGGAGACCGCCGCGAGCATGACGCAACTGACCGAAACCGTGCGCCAGAATGCGGACAACGCACGTCAGGCCAGTACACTGGCGACGCGCGCATCCAGCATGGCGGACGCCGGCAATGAAGCGGTGCACGGCATGGTTGAGACGATAGGACGCATCAGCGGCAGCTCGGACCAGATTTCGGAGATCACCGGCCTAATCGAAGGCATCGCTTTCCAGACCAACATCCTGGCCTTGAATGCGGCGGTCGAAGCCGCGCGCGCAGGTGATCAGGGACGGGGGTTTGCCGTCGTGGCGAACGAGGTGCGTGCGCTCGCCCAGCGCTCCGCAACAGCGGCGCGGGAAATCAAGGAACTGATCGGGTCATCGGTGGAGACGATCCAGAGCGGAGCGAGGCAGGCGCATAACGCAGGCGGCACGATGACCGAAGTGAAGCTCGCGATCAGGCAGGTGGCCGACATCGTCAGCGAGATCGCGGCAGCATCCGACGAACAAAGCAGGGGCATCGAGCAGGTGAACCAGGCTGTGAACCTGATGGATAAGGTCACGCAGCAGAATGCGGCGCTCGTCGAGCAGGCTGCCGCGGCCGCCCAGTCGCTGGAAGACCACGCGATGGATCTGAAAAATGCCGTTGCGGTATTCAATCTCGCGGATCACGTCTAG
- a CDS encoding ABC transporter permease produces the protein MLLDFDRLGALRWALLAIGAAVALFLLLPIVFIVALSFGDSQWLIFPPPGWTLEWYRQLFTDPGWLDSLLTSAKLAVIVTVLSVLIGFLASLALVRGKFRGRNAVKAFFLTPMVLPVVVLAVALYAFFLRIGLTGTMTGFVIGHLIIALPFSIISISNSLSSFDTALEDAALICGASPLEVKLRVTLPAIRLGLFAAAIFAFLASWDEVVVSIFMSSPTLQTLPVRIWATLRQDLTPVVAAASSLLVGLTAVLMLAGAVLRRAR, from the coding sequence ATGTTGCTCGATTTCGACCGTCTAGGTGCGTTGCGCTGGGCGCTGCTTGCAATCGGCGCTGCCGTTGCACTTTTCCTTCTGTTGCCCATCGTGTTCATCGTCGCCTTGTCGTTCGGCGATTCGCAGTGGCTGATCTTTCCGCCGCCGGGCTGGACGCTGGAGTGGTACCGCCAGCTTTTCACCGACCCGGGATGGCTCGACTCGTTGCTCACTAGCGCCAAACTTGCGGTGATCGTGACAGTGCTGTCCGTGCTGATCGGCTTTCTTGCATCGCTTGCGCTCGTTCGCGGCAAGTTTCGCGGACGCAACGCGGTGAAGGCGTTTTTTCTGACGCCGATGGTGCTGCCCGTGGTGGTGCTGGCTGTGGCGCTCTATGCGTTCTTTCTGCGCATCGGTCTGACCGGCACGATGACCGGCTTCGTGATCGGCCATCTGATCATCGCCTTGCCGTTTTCGATCATTTCAATCAGCAACTCGCTGTCGAGCTTCGACACCGCACTGGAAGACGCAGCGTTGATCTGCGGGGCATCGCCGCTCGAAGTGAAGCTGCGCGTGACATTGCCTGCGATCCGGCTTGGCCTGTTCGCCGCGGCGATCTTCGCGTTCCTTGCGTCGTGGGACGAGGTGGTGGTGTCGATCTTCATGTCGAGTCCGACCTTGCAGACGCTGCCCGTGCGCATCTGGGCGACGCTGCGGCAGGACCTGACTCCCGTCGTCGCGGCAGCATCCTCGCTGCTCGTCGGACTGACGGCCGTTTTGATGTTGGCGGGCGCAGTGCTGCGCCGCGCCCGATAA
- a CDS encoding ABC transporter permease, whose product MPNVLSTAAHPPATPTRRRRDWRNIRLLIPGLVLLVIFFMLPVLSLLLRSVLEPTPGLHNYEQLLGSSTYLRVFGNTFLVATVVTVVTVAIGFPTAWLLAIAPRRLSSLLFSIMLLSMWTNLLARTFAWMVLLQSTGPINRMLMAIGLIHEPLPLVNNLIGVTIGMTYIMLPFLVMPLHATLRSIDPSTLRAAAVCGASRWQAFWRVLVPLAMPGIASGALMVFVMALGYFVTPALLGGAQYMMLAELVAQLVQELLNWGLAGAAAFVLLAVTLSLYALQLRFTGGARATAGGL is encoded by the coding sequence ATGCCCAATGTTCTGAGTACCGCGGCGCATCCGCCGGCAACACCCACGCGTCGGCGTCGCGACTGGCGCAACATCCGCCTGTTGATACCGGGGCTCGTGCTGCTCGTGATCTTCTTCATGCTGCCGGTGCTTTCGCTCCTGCTGCGCAGCGTGCTGGAGCCGACACCGGGGCTGCACAACTACGAGCAGCTTCTCGGCTCGTCCACCTACCTGCGCGTGTTCGGCAACACGTTCCTGGTCGCGACCGTGGTGACCGTGGTGACAGTGGCGATCGGGTTCCCGACCGCATGGCTGCTCGCGATTGCGCCGCGCAGACTGAGTTCGCTGCTGTTTTCGATCATGCTGCTTTCGATGTGGACCAACCTGCTGGCGCGCACGTTTGCCTGGATGGTTCTGCTTCAGTCGACGGGCCCGATCAACCGCATGTTAATGGCGATCGGCCTCATCCACGAGCCGCTGCCGCTCGTGAACAACCTGATTGGTGTGACGATCGGCATGACGTACATCATGCTGCCATTTCTCGTCATGCCGCTGCACGCGACGCTGCGCAGCATCGACCCCTCGACACTGCGCGCCGCGGCGGTCTGCGGCGCGAGTCGCTGGCAGGCCTTCTGGCGCGTTCTTGTGCCACTGGCGATGCCGGGCATCGCATCGGGCGCATTGATGGTATTTGTCATGGCCCTCGGCTACTTCGTGACCCCAGCATTGCTCGGCGGCGCGCAATACATGATGCTCGCCGAACTGGTGGCGCAGCTCGTGCAGGAGTTGTTGAACTGGGGTCTCGCCGGTGCCGCCGCCTTCGTGCTGCTCGCCGTGACGCTCTCGCTCTACGCGCTTCAACTGCGGTTCACAGGCGGCGCGCGCGCCACTGCCGGAGGCCTTTGA
- a CDS encoding MFS transporter, translating into MNTWSSTNDEAGAARLHDTALDHAEPGAVSIPLPVTIRVVAICLAMILAEGYDVAIYGAVLPMLTRGTNWSLSPFQLGAIASCSLAGMMIGAMCAGTVSDLIGRRWVLLGSVALFSAMMAAAALAPTPTVFVVARVVGGLGLGGVVPTAAALTVEYSPPHRRSFNYALIYTGYSLGGILVALLAIAWLPTHGWRWLFGLGALPLLLVLVVGPSLPESIDFLIARKRFAEARSLARALHIRHAWLESERGGDAVRIAKKSAPAPVRSLFDRSFIHATLAFWLAMFMGLLLLYGLSTWLPQLMRKAGYPLGSSLALLMTLNLAAALGSLSGGALADRIGSKRVVSVLYLLAAASLCALPFAHGVVLTYVLVSIAGVGTIGNTMLLGAYITQYYPPHSRATGIGWALGIGRFGAIAGPLIGGVLAQWDVVLAWNFFVFAAAGLLAAIAVLMVPGNRARPIRD; encoded by the coding sequence ATGAATACATGGTCATCGACAAACGATGAAGCGGGCGCGGCCCGTTTGCACGACACTGCGCTCGATCACGCCGAACCCGGCGCGGTCAGCATACCGTTACCGGTGACGATACGTGTCGTCGCGATTTGTCTGGCGATGATCCTCGCCGAAGGTTACGACGTCGCAATTTACGGCGCCGTGCTGCCCATGCTGACGCGTGGCACGAACTGGTCGCTCTCGCCATTCCAGTTGGGCGCGATTGCGAGTTGCTCATTAGCGGGCATGATGATCGGCGCGATGTGTGCCGGCACGGTGAGCGATCTGATCGGCCGGCGCTGGGTATTGCTCGGCAGCGTGGCGCTGTTCTCTGCCATGATGGCTGCGGCGGCGCTGGCGCCCACGCCCACGGTCTTCGTCGTCGCGCGTGTCGTGGGCGGGTTGGGGCTGGGCGGCGTCGTGCCGACGGCTGCGGCGCTCACCGTCGAATATTCTCCGCCGCACCGCCGCTCGTTTAACTACGCATTGATCTACACCGGCTATTCGCTCGGTGGCATTCTCGTCGCGCTGCTCGCGATCGCCTGGTTGCCGACGCATGGTTGGCGATGGCTGTTTGGCCTGGGCGCGTTGCCTCTACTGCTGGTGCTCGTGGTGGGGCCTTCGTTGCCGGAATCGATCGATTTCCTCATTGCGAGAAAGCGCTTCGCCGAAGCTCGGTCGCTGGCGCGTGCGTTGCATATCCGGCACGCGTGGCTCGAAAGCGAGCGCGGCGGCGACGCAGTGCGTATCGCTAAAAAAAGCGCCCCCGCGCCAGTGCGTTCGTTGTTCGATCGCTCCTTCATTCATGCCACGCTGGCGTTCTGGCTCGCGATGTTTATGGGCCTGCTTCTCCTGTACGGCCTGAGCACGTGGCTGCCGCAACTCATGCGCAAGGCGGGCTATCCGCTCGGGTCGAGCCTCGCATTGCTCATGACGCTCAATCTTGCCGCCGCGCTGGGCTCGCTGTCCGGCGGTGCGTTGGCCGATCGCATCGGTTCGAAACGCGTGGTCAGCGTGTTGTATCTGCTGGCGGCTGCGAGCCTATGCGCGTTGCCGTTTGCCCATGGCGTGGTGCTCACGTATGTGCTGGTCAGCATCGCGGGGGTTGGCACGATCGGCAACACCATGCTGCTTGGCGCTTATATCACGCAGTACTACCCGCCTCACAGTCGGGCGACGGGAATCGGCTGGGCGCTCGGCATAGGACGCTTCGGCGCGATCGCGGGACCATTGATCGGTGGCGTTCTGGCGCAATGGGACGTCGTGCTCGCGTGGAATTTCTTTGTGTTCGCTGCTGCGGGTCTGCTGGCGGCAATCGCCGTGCTGATGGTACCGGGCAATCGCGCAAGGCCGATACGAGACTGA
- a CDS encoding GntR family transcriptional regulator — MHEPISSLKVERRTTTLRALALEKMRSAILDARFQPGARLVERTLCEELGVSRTVVREVLRHLETEGLVDTLPNQGPIVAVLDPKTATEIYEIRGLLEGEAASACARLADARTVDDLDALIDSIQLAFDDRDYRAVLAFTTAFYERMFTAGHKHVAWEIVQSLTARINRLRALTIASDDRGSQAVLEMRRILAAIRAGDAVAARSAAVTHVSGVAEIARKLLVEGQGHLLLKRAG; from the coding sequence ATGCACGAACCGATCTCGTCCCTGAAAGTCGAGCGCCGAACGACCACGCTCAGAGCGCTTGCGCTCGAGAAAATGCGTAGCGCCATCCTGGACGCGCGTTTTCAGCCGGGCGCCCGGCTGGTCGAGCGGACCTTGTGTGAAGAGCTGGGCGTGAGCCGCACGGTTGTGCGCGAAGTGCTGCGCCATCTTGAGACGGAGGGGCTCGTCGATACCCTGCCGAATCAGGGGCCCATCGTTGCCGTGCTCGATCCCAAGACCGCAACGGAGATTTACGAAATTCGCGGCCTGCTGGAGGGCGAAGCGGCGTCCGCCTGTGCGCGGCTTGCCGACGCACGCACCGTCGACGATCTGGACGCACTCATCGACAGCATTCAGCTCGCTTTCGATGACCGGGACTATCGCGCAGTGCTGGCGTTCACGACGGCGTTTTACGAGCGCATGTTCACTGCGGGCCACAAACATGTCGCGTGGGAAATCGTGCAGTCGCTGACCGCAAGAATCAACCGTCTGCGAGCGTTGACCATCGCGTCCGACGATCGCGGCAGCCAGGCGGTTCTGGAAATGCGTCGGATCCTGGCCGCGATACGCGCGGGGGACGCGGTCGCCGCGCGCAGCGCCGCCGTCACGCACGTGAGCGGGGTGGCGGAAATCGCCAGAAAGCTGTTGGTTGAAGGGCAGGGGCACTTGCTCCTGAAACGCGCGGGGTAA
- a CDS encoding porin, protein MKHHYKRNIAWLLAGSAFVASNAHAQSSVTLYGVIDEGIDYLSNSGGHSLWRMRDGTYDGVYGSRWGLKGSEDLGGGLSALFKLESGFSTENGQSRQGGRLFGRQAYVGLSDTRLGTVTLGRQYDSVVDYLQPLTAPGQLGGPLVHAGDIDNTDNSFRVDNSIKYASPKIGGLTFGGLYSFTNTNAPGRGTTGLWSLGANYAFGGFDIAGAYLYAKNPAALLTDGNYVSNTTGAAIGASGPFSYVGNPANEQIFGAAINYALGSATLGLDYTNTKFNDANGTQGTVTFANYEAWGRYNLTSAWYVGAQYVYTHGNVGYDQSIPIYHQVGLTTAYALSKRTSLYAMGVWQKAAGAASNADIFDGAVASASSNNHQTAVRIGMYHQF, encoded by the coding sequence ATGAAACATCATTACAAGAGAAACATTGCGTGGTTATTGGCGGGGAGCGCTTTCGTCGCGTCGAACGCGCACGCGCAATCGTCCGTCACGCTGTATGGCGTGATCGACGAGGGCATCGACTACCTCAGCAACAGCGGCGGCCATTCGCTTTGGCGCATGCGCGACGGTACGTATGACGGCGTCTATGGCAGCCGCTGGGGTTTGAAGGGCAGCGAGGATCTCGGCGGCGGTCTGAGCGCCCTGTTCAAGCTGGAATCGGGTTTCAGCACGGAAAACGGCCAAAGCCGCCAGGGCGGCCGCCTGTTCGGCCGTCAGGCCTACGTGGGCCTGTCGGATACGCGCCTCGGCACGGTCACGCTTGGACGCCAATATGATTCGGTGGTCGACTATCTGCAGCCGCTCACCGCGCCGGGACAACTCGGCGGTCCGCTGGTTCACGCGGGCGACATCGACAACACGGACAACTCTTTCCGCGTCGACAATTCGATCAAATACGCGAGTCCGAAGATCGGCGGCCTGACCTTTGGCGGCCTCTATTCGTTTACCAATACGAACGCGCCCGGCCGTGGAACGACCGGTTTGTGGAGCCTTGGGGCGAATTACGCTTTTGGCGGGTTCGACATCGCGGGCGCTTACCTGTACGCGAAGAATCCCGCGGCCCTTCTGACCGACGGAAATTACGTGAGCAACACCACCGGCGCGGCGATTGGCGCGAGCGGCCCGTTCAGCTACGTGGGCAATCCGGCCAATGAGCAGATCTTCGGTGCGGCAATCAATTACGCGCTGGGTTCGGCGACGCTCGGGCTGGATTACACCAACACGAAGTTCAACGACGCCAACGGCACGCAGGGCACGGTGACCTTTGCGAACTACGAAGCGTGGGGCCGCTACAACCTGACGTCGGCGTGGTACGTGGGCGCGCAGTACGTGTACACGCACGGCAACGTCGGCTACGACCAGTCCATTCCGATTTACCACCAGGTGGGGCTCACGACGGCCTATGCCTTGTCGAAGCGCACCTCGCTATACGCGATGGGCGTCTGGCAAAAGGCAGCGGGCGCAGCGTCGAATGCCGACATCTTCGATGGCGCGGTGGCATCGGCGTCGTCGAACAATCATCAGACCGCGGTGCGTATTGGCATGTATCACCAGTTCTGA
- the gabD gene encoding NADP-dependent succinate-semialdehyde dehydrogenase: MELGTQLTDPLLFRQQAYVSGEWQSAASAETFEVRDPATGAIVGNVPLMGASETRQAIDAANAAWPAWRKKTAKERGAILRKWHDLMMENADDLALILSTEQGKSLAEAKGEIGYAASFFEWFAEEGKRVYGDTIPTPSSDKRIVVVKEPVGVCAAITPWNFPAAMITRKVGPALAAGCTIVVKPAEATPFSALALAVLGQRAGVPSGVFSVVTGDPKAIGAELTSNPVVRKLSFTGSTPVGRLLMSQCASTVKKVSLELGGNAPFIVFDDADVDAAVQGAIASKYRNSGQTCVCTNRFYVHDTVYDQFAEKLAAAVSRLKVGRGTEPDVAQGPLINEAAVQKVEAHIADALAKGASVVTGGKRHALGHGFFEPTVLRDVTPAMQVAKDETFGPLAPLFRFSSDDEVIRFANDTEFGLASYFYSRDIGRIWKVAEALEYGMVGVNTGLISNEVAPFGGVKQSGTGREGSHYGIDDYVVIKYLCMAV; this comes from the coding sequence ATGGAATTGGGAACCCAGTTGACGGATCCGCTGCTGTTTCGACAACAGGCTTACGTCAGCGGCGAATGGCAAAGCGCCGCGAGCGCAGAAACATTCGAGGTTCGCGATCCCGCAACGGGCGCGATCGTCGGCAACGTTCCTTTGATGGGCGCGAGCGAAACACGTCAGGCGATCGACGCAGCGAACGCGGCCTGGCCCGCGTGGCGCAAAAAGACCGCGAAAGAACGCGGCGCCATTCTGCGCAAATGGCACGATCTGATGATGGAGAACGCCGATGATCTTGCGCTGATCCTGTCGACGGAGCAGGGCAAGTCGCTTGCGGAAGCGAAGGGCGAAATCGGCTATGCCGCGTCGTTCTTCGAATGGTTTGCGGAAGAAGGTAAGCGCGTCTACGGCGATACGATTCCGACACCGTCGAGCGACAAGCGCATCGTCGTGGTGAAGGAACCGGTGGGTGTGTGCGCCGCGATCACGCCGTGGAATTTCCCGGCCGCGATGATTACCCGCAAGGTTGGACCCGCGCTCGCAGCCGGTTGCACCATCGTCGTCAAACCCGCCGAAGCGACGCCGTTCTCGGCGCTGGCGCTGGCCGTGCTGGGCCAGCGTGCAGGCGTGCCGTCCGGTGTGTTCAGCGTGGTGACGGGCGACCCGAAGGCGATTGGTGCGGAGCTGACGTCGAATCCCGTCGTGCGCAAGCTCTCGTTCACGGGATCGACGCCGGTGGGCCGGCTGTTGATGAGCCAGTGCGCGTCGACGGTCAAGAAAGTGTCGCTCGAACTCGGCGGCAACGCGCCGTTCATCGTGTTCGACGACGCCGACGTCGATGCGGCCGTCCAGGGTGCTATCGCATCGAAGTATCGCAACAGCGGGCAGACGTGCGTGTGCACGAACCGCTTCTACGTGCACGACACCGTGTACGACCAGTTCGCGGAAAAGCTCGCCGCAGCGGTCAGCCGCCTGAAGGTCGGACGCGGCACCGAACCCGATGTCGCGCAAGGCCCGCTCATCAACGAGGCGGCGGTGCAGAAAGTTGAAGCCCATATCGCGGATGCACTTGCAAAGGGCGCGTCTGTTGTCACGGGCGGCAAGCGTCATGCGCTCGGCCACGGCTTCTTCGAACCGACGGTGCTCCGGGACGTCACCCCGGCGATGCAAGTCGCGAAAGACGAGACCTTCGGCCCACTCGCGCCGCTCTTCAGATTCAGCAGCGACGACGAGGTAATCCGCTTCGCGAACGACACCGAGTTCGGTCTCGCATCGTACTTTTACAGCCGGGACATCGGCCGCATCTGGAAAGTCGCGGAAGCGTTGGAGTATGGGATGGTCGGCGTGAACACCGGTCTGATCTCGAACGAAGTGGCACCGTTCGGCGGAGTGAAGCAGTCGGGCACGGGACGCGAAGGTTCGCACTACGGCATCGACGATTACGTCGTCATCAAATATCTGTGCATGGCCGTCTGA
- a CDS encoding aldehyde dehydrogenase: MSFHFQLYIDGQFEPGAATFASVNPATGEVWAQMPEARTGEVNRAVDAASRALTDPAWAGITASARGKLLYRLADLLEKAAPRLAEIETTDTGKIIRETSSQIAYVAEYYRYYAGIADKLEGSHIPVDKPDMQVWLDRQPVGVVAAIVPWNSQLFLSAVKLGPALAAGCTVVLKASEEAPGPLLEFARVVHEAGFPPGVVNVVTGFGAQCGAVLSSHPKVDKVAFTGGPETAKHIVANTANNLAKVSLELGGKSPFVVFADTDIQSAVNAQVAAIFAASGQSCVAGSRLLIEASVKDEFLALLVERVSRIRVGLPNDMATEYGPLCTERQLRNIESVVASSVRQGAKVLTGGKAIERAGYYYAPTILDCTGVPNADSITTELFGPVLSVDTFATEQEAIEKANSTAYGLAAGIFTTNLTRAHRVSKRVRSGIVWINTYRAVSPLVPFGGFGLSGHGREGGFAAALEYTTTKSVWLRTSDDPISDPFVMR, encoded by the coding sequence ATGAGTTTTCATTTCCAGCTTTATATAGACGGCCAGTTCGAGCCGGGCGCCGCAACGTTCGCAAGCGTGAACCCGGCCACCGGCGAAGTGTGGGCACAGATGCCCGAGGCCAGGACCGGCGAGGTCAACCGGGCCGTGGACGCCGCCAGCCGCGCGCTGACCGATCCCGCGTGGGCCGGCATCACGGCGTCGGCCAGAGGGAAGCTGCTATACAGGCTCGCCGACCTCCTCGAAAAGGCTGCGCCGCGACTTGCTGAAATTGAAACTACCGATACCGGCAAGATCATCCGCGAGACCTCCAGCCAGATCGCGTACGTGGCGGAGTACTACCGCTATTACGCGGGCATTGCCGACAAGCTCGAAGGCAGCCATATTCCCGTCGACAAGCCGGACATGCAGGTCTGGCTCGACCGCCAACCCGTTGGCGTGGTGGCCGCGATCGTTCCATGGAATAGCCAGTTGTTCCTCTCCGCAGTGAAGCTCGGGCCGGCGCTTGCCGCCGGCTGCACAGTGGTGCTCAAGGCCTCCGAGGAAGCGCCCGGTCCGTTGCTCGAATTCGCCCGCGTGGTCCACGAAGCCGGCTTCCCGCCCGGCGTGGTCAACGTGGTCACCGGCTTTGGCGCGCAATGCGGCGCTGTGCTCAGCAGCCATCCGAAGGTGGACAAGGTGGCCTTCACGGGCGGCCCGGAAACGGCGAAGCATATTGTCGCGAATACGGCGAATAACCTCGCCAAGGTTTCGCTGGAGCTGGGCGGCAAATCGCCGTTCGTCGTGTTCGCTGACACCGACATTCAAAGCGCCGTGAATGCACAGGTCGCGGCCATTTTCGCGGCCAGCGGTCAGAGCTGCGTCGCGGGCTCGCGTCTGTTGATCGAAGCATCCGTCAAGGACGAGTTTCTTGCGTTGCTGGTCGAACGCGTCTCGCGCATTCGCGTCGGCTTGCCCAACGACATGGCAACGGAATACGGGCCGCTTTGCACCGAGCGGCAACTGCGTAATATCGAATCGGTCGTTGCAAGCTCCGTGCGCCAGGGCGCCAAGGTGCTAACGGGGGGCAAGGCTATCGAGCGCGCCGGCTACTATTACGCGCCCACGATTCTGGACTGCACGGGTGTCCCGAACGCGGACAGCATCACGACGGAACTCTTCGGGCCGGTGCTTTCGGTCGATACGTTCGCCACCGAACAGGAAGCAATCGAAAAGGCTAACAGCACAGCCTACGGTCTTGCAGCCGGCATCTTTACCACCAATCTCACGCGTGCCCATCGCGTTTCGAAGCGCGTTCGATCGGGCATCGTCTGGATCAACACGTATCGGGCGGTATCGCCGCTCGTGCCGTTCGGCGGTTTCGGACTGTCGGGGCATGGCCGTGAAGGCGGCTTCGCCGCTGCGCTCGAATACACGACGACGAAGTCCGTGTGGCTTCGCACCTCGGACGACCCGATCAGCGACCCGTTCGTGATGCGCTAG